In one window of Lytechinus pictus isolate F3 Inbred chromosome 19, Lp3.0, whole genome shotgun sequence DNA:
- the LOC135157614 gene encoding phosphonoacetaldehyde hydrolase-like, protein MTSSISSKIWSNPLMSYRMVHEYRGPVKLVIFDWAGTVVDCGVFAPVQAFTNVFAQEGIDVLVDEVRAPMGAHKRVHISRMVQMDRIAATWKAKKGEAPNEDDVERMYRNFLPEQIKALESHANVITGIPDTIRQLREDYGIRIGTSTGFTSEIMEHLTPRAAQQGFDSEFVATSDLVKEARPTPSLIFLNMINLNVHPVQAVVKVDDTITGITAGLAAGCWTVGVARTGNYMSATEDELSNMDKGIHDQRLKKAYKILIDSGAHYVIDSVNDIVPVINDINRRLALGEKP, encoded by the exons ATGACTTCGTCGATTTCATCAAAAA TATGGTCCAACCCATTGATGTCCTATCGCATGGTACATGAGTACCGAGGACCGGTCAAGCTCGTCATCTTCGACTGGGCTGGCACGGTCGTCGACTGCGGTGTCTTCGCCCCTGTCCAAGCCTTCACCAATGTGTTCGCTCAGGAAGGCATCGACGTACTCGTTGACGAAGTCAGGGCGCCGATGGGAGCGCACAAGAGG GTACACATATCCCGTATGGTTCAAATGGATCGCATCGCTGCTACTTGGAAGGCGAAGAAAGGGGAAGCCCCTAATGAGGATGATGTTGAAAGAATGTATCGAAACTTTCTACCTGAACAGATCAAAGCTTTGGAATCGCACGCCAATGTGATAAcag GCATCCCGGACACCATCCGTCAACTCCGCGAGGACTACGGGATCCGGATCGGGACATCGACCGGCTTTACGAGCGAGATAATGGAGCATCTCACCCCGAGGGCTGCCCAGCAGGGATTCGATTCCGAGTTCGTTGCCACGTCGGACTTGGTCAAGGAAGCCAGGCCAACTCCGAGCCTCATCTTTCTGAACATGATCAATTTAAATGTGCATCCGGTACAAGCTGTGGTGAAG GTTGACGACACAATTACTGGTATCACTGCGGGACTTGCCGCCGGTTGCTGGACAGTCGGCGTAGCCAGAACT GGCAACTACATGAGTGCTACCGAAGATGAATTATCCAACATGGACAAAGGCATCCACGACCAAAGATTGAAGAAAGCTTACAAAATTCTCATCGACAGCGGAGCCCATTACGTCATCGATTCCGTCAATGACATCGTGCCGGTGATCAATGACATCAACCGGCGTTTGGCCCTTGGTGAAAAACCATGA